From Arctopsyche grandis isolate Sample6627 chromosome 12, ASM5162203v2, whole genome shotgun sequence, one genomic window encodes:
- the LOC143919707 gene encoding vanin-like protein 1, protein MFTLTGFCFLLATIVLSTQSTYKAALVEYNTRPKISNFDKYVDTNVKNYVEFIKAASFQNADIIVFPKSTINDLNTTDRTQSTVYASEIPDPLQKITPCNSNQRNEILNRLSCQAKTSQVYILINLIEKSCNKEKCSSVDYNLFSSNVVFNRKGQIISRYRTLPRADDMQKRNFELSINENNNTIEQTMELDQIFDKLSYDLLTVKDFSEYWMTKLPILTATQYKDNWAYSSDISDIESQKKNNKVYFFMHNTRTDNVEVENYETIFYYIMNKIQIVSFVIILYFLEMM, encoded by the exons TCTACATACAAAGCAGCCTTGGTAGAATACAACACTAGGCCCAAAATATCAAACTTCGACAAGTACGTTGACACAAATGTGAAGAACTACGTGGAGTTCATCAAAGCTGCTTCATTCCAG AACGCTGACATAATAGTATTTCCGAAGTCAACAATCAATGATCTGAACACTACGGACCGGACACAATCCACTGTGTATGCTTCTGAGATCCCAGATCCATTACAAAAAATCACTCCATGCAATTCGAATCAAAGAAatgag ATATTAAACCGTTTGTCTTGCCAGGCCAAAACGTCACAGGTTTATATCCTCATAAATCTGATAGAAAAATCTTGCAACAAAGAAAAGTGTTCAAGCGTTGATTACAATCTATTTAGTAGTAATGTCGTATTCAATAGAAAGGGCCAAATCATTTCCAG ATATCGAACACTCCCACGAGCCGACGATATGCAAAAACGAAATTTTGAACTGTcgataaatgaaaataacaatacTATTGAACAAACAATGGAGTTAGATCAGATTTTCGACAAGTTATCTTATGATTTGCTCACGGTGAAAGATTTTTCTGAATATTGGATGACAAAGCTTCCTATTTTAacgg CTACTCAGTATAAGGATAATTGGGCATACAGCTCCGACATCAGTGACATTGAatcacaaaagaaaaataataaagtatatTTCTTTATGCATAATACTAGAACAGACAATgttgaggttgaaaattacgaaactattttttattacattatgaaCAAAATACAAATTGTGTCATTCGTTATCATACTTTACTTCCTTGAAATGATgtaa